cacttctgcccacaaattttctataggattgaggtcagggctttgtgatggccactccaataccttgactttgttgtccttaagccattttgccacaactttggaagtatgcttggtgtcattgtccatttgaagacccatttgcgaccaagctttaacttcctgactgatgtcttgagatgttgcttcaatatatccacataattttcctccctcatgatgccatctattttgtgaagtgcaccagtccctcctgcatcaaagcacccccacaacatgatgctgctacccccgtgcttcacagttgggatggtgttctttggcttgcaatcctcccccttttcctccaaacataacgatggtcattatggccaaacagctctatttttgtttcatcaaaccacaggacatttctccaaaaagtacaatctttgtccccatgtgcagttgcaaactgtagtctgggttttttatgccggttttggagcagtggcttcttccttgctgagcggcctttcaggttatgtcgatataggactagttttaatgtggatatagatacttttgtacctgtttcctccagcatctttacaaggtcctttgttgttctgggattgatttgcacttgtcgcaccaaagtatgttcatctctaggagacagaacacgtcaccttcctgagcggtatgacggctacgtggtcccacaatgtttatacttgtgtaatattgtttgtacagatgaacgtggtaccttcaggcgtttggaaattgctcccaaggatgaggcagacttgtggaggtccacaatttttttctgaggtcttggctgatttcttttgattttcccatgatgtcaagcaaagaggcactgagttgaaggtaggccttgaaatacattcacaggtacacctccaattgactcaaattatgtcaattagcctatcagaagcctctaaagccatgacatcattttctggaattttcaagctgtttataggcacagtcaacttagtgaatgtaaacttctgacccactggaattgtcatacagtgaattataagttaaataatctgtctgtaaacaattgttggaaaaatgacttgtgtcatgcacaaagtagatgtcctaaccgacttgccaaaactatagtttgtgaacaagaaatttgtggagtggttgaaaaatgaaaatttaatgactccaacataagtgtatgtaaacttccgacttcaactgtaggtgtgtgtgagtgagatatGATACAGCGAACAAGCCTCAAACAGTATCTACTTTATAGTATGTGTAGTAGACATGTGTGCCCTCAGGTATGCATTTGTGTTAGTAATTGTGATGTGTACATGCTCTCACAGTCCAGGAAGGTGTCCATGTGTCTCTCTAGGTATGTGCGGGCAGACTGGGAGCGAGCTCCAATGGACATGGCTTTGCAGTCAAAGTAGTTTGCAGAGGGGCAGGTCTGGAAGATATGAGGCCCCATGTCCTACAAGAAGAGACCAAATGACTTTGTTGCTTCACATTACTAATAAGTATTGCTTTAAGAATCACATACACAGAGGTTTACACACCTTGATCAGCATACATAGTTTCCCTTAAAAGATGACAAAGAACTTACATCGTAGCCAGCGATAAGCAGTCCCACACCATAGGGTCTTCTTCCATACCTCTGTGTGGGAATTTGAGTTTCTGAGGGACTGGTCAAGGCGTACCTTGTCAACTGTCTAGAGAGCACAGCGCTCCATTTCCCAAACCTCACCGCTTATCTCAAGAAAGTGACATTTTTGACATTGACAAAAATGCAAAGTTTCAAGCGGATTGTTTTGGGGTCCCCTAGGACTGTCCTAAACTAAGCAAAATGTTAATGCATGGCAAACTGGGTGCTTCTAGGGATCAATCATTGAAAGCAAGACTGAAAGGATACTGCTTCCGATGAGAGTGACGAGGCGCGATGCTGGGAGAGGCCTGTCAAACACGAACCTGGAGTCCAGGCATTCCTGCCTCATGAAATTACTGTTGAAGAAAGaaggggaaatcttaacacaaATTACAGTGGACATACATTGCACACAGACACATGGtttttcatacattttatttCTACAACTGGacaactggtgtgtgtgtgtgtgttgtaggtagTCTAGTGTTCGgacagagcgttgggccagtaaccgaaaggttgctgattCGAAACctcgagctgactaggtgaaaaatctgtaaaTGTGCCCTTTAGCAAGGTACTTAACTCTAATtgttcctgtaagtcgctctggataagattgtctgctaaatgactcaaatgttttaaaaaaatatttaaaaataataataataataaataaaataaaaataatgtaaATGGTACCAGAGTAGCCTGGCATCTGCAGTCAGCCCGGCAATGGAGATGCCAATGTGTTCATCAACGTGGAGGATCTTCTTCTGGTGAGCAGCCAGCTCTGACTGGGCTCGCTGTGGAGAAACAAACACCAGTCTCACTCAACAGCCCATTGACAGTCACTGCGAGTGGCTCACGCCACGCGTCCAATGTAGCAGGTAAAAGACATACCGTTTTCCTGATACCCCAGTGTAGCTCCTATGTAACTCTTGAAAAACACAAACTGTCAGTGTAGAATAGAACTGGGATATTAACGGGGAATACCTTGAGAGCAACCAGGACTGCATGGGTTTTGGACTTGAGCCCCACTGTAGCCGAACCTTGTTTCACCGCCTCCATGGCGTATTCAATCTGGTGAATGCGCCCCTGAAACACAAGTGCATCGATAACGTTAACTTATTCGGGAGACACTGCAGGGAACCTCATTCCCTAAACATTTAGATACATTTTAATGTTCACACTCTAGTGAGTACGTGAGAAAGTTGCAAGCAATCATGACCATATATGGCAAAAAAAAGTCCTTTACCTGAGGACTCCATACTGTGACATCGTTGTCGTACTGGTTACggaactagagagagagtgagagagagagcgcgagagagagagcgcgagagaaaaGGCAGTAGTGTCAATATTTTCAATGTACATTTGTCTAGCAATACACATGAAATGTTTTACTTATGTAGTTCTCTTGCATTGCAATGAGTTATCGACCAAAAAACTGTGGTGGACTGCACCGCAACACAGAATGTGTTTGCCACCCTAGACTCTTCCAGACAAAGGTATTGCATTGCTATAAATAAATTATAGAGCCAGCTAGAAACCAATCTTGTGGCTTTGTTTACAGCCAACTGTTATGGGGCAGCATCTAAACCAGAATCTACCCTTACAGGAAAAGTTGATATGGCGAATCTCCTTTAAGCCCAGGAAGCAGCCATTGTTATGGGGCAGCATCTAAACCAGAATCTACCCTTACAGGAAAAGTTGATATGGCGAATCTCCTTTAAGCCCAGGAAGCAGCCATTGTTATGGGGCAGCATCTAAACCAGAATCTACCTTTACAGGAAATGTTGATATGGCGAATCTCCTTTAAGCCCAGGAAGCAGCCATTGTTATGGGGCAGCATCTAAACCAGAATCTACCCTTACAGGAAAAGTTGATATGGCGAATCTCCTTTAAGCCCAGGAAGCAGCCATTGTTATGGGGCAGCATCTAAACCAGAATCTACCTTTACAGGAAAAGTTGATATGGCGAATCTCCTTTAAGCCCAGGAAGCAGCCATTGTTATGGGGCAGCATCTAAACCAGAATCTACCCTTACAGGAAAAGTTGATATGGCGAATCTCCTTTAAGCCCAGGAAGCAGCCATTGTTATGGGGCAGCATCTAAACCAGAATCTACCTTTACAGGAAAAGTTGATATGGCGAATCTCCTTTAAGCCCAGGAAGCAGCCATTGTTATGGGGCAGCATCTAAACCAGAATCTACCCTTACAGGAAAAGTTGATATGGCGAATCTCCTTTAAGCCCAGGAAGCAGCCATTGACCTGCTTTTCAAGCATAATAATCTCAAAATACATTTATTACTCATCAAATTAAGTTTCAATTAGCAACTATCGTAATTTACTGCCATCATGGTATGTACTTCCAAAAAAGGTcgaaataaaatgttttatgtaaTGGAAAAAAAGGCCTATTCGGCACCTCCAGTCTATTGAGCTGTTGTAGACTTACAACCTGTGCATTGAAGGTGTCGAATAGGATTGTTTTCTTCAGTTGcttgcagtggtggaaaaggtacccaattgttctacttgagtaaaagtaaagataccttaatagaaaatgactcaagtaaaagtcacccagtaaaatactacttgagtaaaagtctaaaagtatttcgttttaaatatacttaagtatcaaaagtaaaactataaatcatttcaaattctttatattaagcaaaccagacagcccAATGTTCTagtttaaaaacatatatttacagatagccagggacaacactcagacatcatttacaaatgaagcatttgggtttagtgagtctgccagatatgaggcagtagggatgaccagggatgttcttttgaTGTGTGGAacattggaccattttcctgtccttctaagcattcgaaatgtagtgtacttttgggtatcagggaacatgtatggagtaaaaacgacattattttcattaggaatgtaaCGTAAGTGGAGTAagctgtcaaaaatataaatagtaaagtacacactacacacacccaaAAACGCTACTTGAGTAGTACTTTAACGTATTTTTACACCATTTAAAAAAGAAACTCTATATTTGTTGAGTAACGAACGTATTTTAACGTTATTAAATTTGAAAAGCTGGTGACTGGTGGCAAATTGAATGGCTGCTTCCTGGGTTTAAGGGAGATTCGCCATAACGTTTCCTGTTAAGCCAGATTCTGGTTCATGAGTGCacccatagaattagaatagGACCTCTATGGGTGCACCTCTCATGACGTCGAACATGGTTTAAATTTCAGAGATACAATAGGAATGATAGCTTTGTTCAAGCAACAAAGTAGCTGGTCCCAAACAGTTGGAAGAAAGCATCTAGTTAGCTAGAAGTTTTCAATTTGCATCCATAGGTTGACTGCAAAGAACACTGGCATTCGGTCAAAGTTGGGTAACGAAAGTGAAACACTCAACATTtactaggctagctagctaacacagctCGGTAGCTAGCCAGCCATCTAAATTagctaccgttagctagctatgttagctcctagctagctatgttagctcctagctagctacataaacTAGGTTGGATACtttatttaatctattattaCAGCTAGCTAGATTGCCAATAaggcagtagctagctaactcgtGCAAAATCATAAACGTTCATAGACGCTACTATAGTAGCTATGTTTAATGCTTACTCACAGTGCACTCGTTTCGTAACGTTAGTGTTCATAGACTAGATAACTATTTTAACGAGTGATAGCTAGCATCTTAATCAAACACCTTTGTCATTCAATGTATGCAACAATCTGTATTATTTAAGCAAATATTCAAGCTTCAAACAAAACGCATGCTTTATACACTCTTACCATCTCTGCTGCTGAACTGTGACTTGGTTTGATTTAATTTCCTAAATCTGTCACGTAAGGCAAAGCAGTAGATCTCAGAAGTCTGTCCAGTCGATGAAAATTCGAAATGTCATCAAAGATTGGAAACTTTACCCATTTTGACTTGACCAAAGACAGCTATctatgtttaaatgtatttttaatgccAGGATTCCTGTCAATTCTGAAAGTAAATTTAGATTTTTGATTATTTAAGTTTATTTCACATTCATGGTCCTCGGAGGATGCAATAACTAGAATAAAATACTTGCAGTAATACAAGCaacccacattttgttatagcaTATTTCTTTTTTGCAATGACAGGCATAATTGCAGTGTGCCTAGATGAGCACTTTGAATGTCAACAATACACAATATCCTTCAGTAaccagttttttttcttcagaaaaATTGTCACACACCTCGAGGACCTCTGCTAATAGAAATTAGTTAATTTAATTAATTTCTCTGTACAAACCACTCATGGTGTTTCAGGCTCACCATAAAAAGTTTTCAGCGTTCAATGTCTCTTTCTAGGGACATTTCTATGCATTTATAAAGGTCTCCATCAACAGTTTCGCTCTCAGCTTCTCccactcttttttttctctttctccccctatctccccatctctcactctctcttctctctctgcccaccccactgtctgttttttggggggttgaaaCGGCTGGACACTGAGAGCCTGGACCCTGTTAAAGATATCTGATGTACCCTTGATCCGGGGGGAGATGAATTAAAGGAGCTGTGCTGACGAGCCCACCTCCCCTGCCAAGGCAGAGGCGGCAGCAGCAGCCATTACATCAGCGCGCCTCCTTTGTGATTGAGATTGTAGTAGCTGTGCTGAGCTCAGCATGTTTCGCCAGGGCTTAATTTAACTCTGCCAAACGGCCACCTTTTAATTTTTCAAATGGAAGAGTGTCCTGAGTCACTCTGTGACGGGTCCAAGCCACGCTGCTGGCCCTCACGCGGGGAAGGAGGAAGGCGGAGGTGTTTAAAGGTGTAGCGGTATTGGTCGGGAAGACAAAAGTAACATTGCTTACCCAGACCATGTCTCGGAGAAGAAATACATCAGTGCATTGACAGCTACGCTTAGCTATATCAATCaataacacaactaaatgtgttACCAAAAATCCAGGCTATGCTTAGCTATCAATCAATGGCACAATAGTGTACGTGTTACCACAAACCCCAAAGAATAGTCGCAGTTTTGGTGGGGGAATATATGTTTTTGAAGCCCTAATAGGGCTTAGGCCCTTTTGACCCTCGTTAT
This DNA window, taken from Oncorhynchus kisutch isolate 150728-3 linkage group LG22, Okis_V2, whole genome shotgun sequence, encodes the following:
- the LOC109867819 gene encoding proteasome subunit alpha type-1, producing MFRNQYDNDVTVWSPQGRIHQIEYAMEAVKQGSATVGLKSKTHAVLVALKRAQSELAAHQKKILHVDEHIGISIAGLTADARLLCNFMRQECLDSRFVFDRPLPASRLVTLIGSKTQIPTQRYGRRPYGVGLLIAGYDDMGPHIFQTCPSANYFDCKAMSIGARSQSARTYLERHMDTFLDCNLNELVRHGLLGLRETLPAEQDLTTKNVSIGIVGKDMEFTIYDDDDVAPFLEGLEERPQRKVIGAADEPAADKPDEPMDI